One window from the genome of Deinococcus sp. NW-56 encodes:
- the lepB gene encoding signal peptidase I: MPRVTPPAPSPRVSGGWREVWRVWILGALFPVWLATTFGATLARVDGDSMEPTLHNRDLLLLLKYPRWLRAWGLPTPYPQRGDLLIFKAPADSPYSYDTRLGLRYRPYNVKRLIALPGETVEIRDSQVVVNGRVLAESYVNDGVLSDQPPLRVPPGKVWVLGDNRLIGESLDSRAYGPVDLRDVAGPANLRLWPDPGLVGGPEVGGDGS, translated from the coding sequence ATGCCCCGCGTGACGCCGCCCGCCCCTTCTCCGCGAGTCTCCGGCGGCTGGCGCGAGGTCTGGCGGGTCTGGATTCTGGGAGCCCTGTTCCCGGTGTGGCTGGCGACCACCTTCGGGGCGACCCTGGCGCGGGTGGACGGCGACTCGATGGAGCCGACCCTCCATAACCGCGACCTCTTGCTGCTGCTCAAGTACCCGCGCTGGCTGCGGGCCTGGGGCCTGCCCACCCCTTACCCGCAGCGCGGCGACCTGCTGATCTTCAAGGCCCCCGCCGACAGCCCCTACAGCTACGACACCCGGCTGGGGCTGCGCTACCGTCCCTACAACGTCAAGCGCCTGATCGCCCTCCCCGGCGAGACGGTCGAAATCCGCGACAGTCAGGTCGTCGTGAATGGCCGCGTGCTGGCCGAAAGCTACGTCAACGACGGCGTGCTGAGCGACCAGCCGCCCCTGCGGGTGCCTCCCGGCAAGGTCTGGGTGCTGGGCGACAACCGCCTGATCGGGGAGAGTCTGGATTCCCGCGCCTATGGCCCGGTGGACCTGCGCGACGTGGCGGGACCGGCCAATCTGCGGCTGTGGCCTGATCCGGGACTGGTGGGGGGTCCAGAGGTCGGAGGCGACGGGTCCTGA
- a CDS encoding FKBP-type peptidyl-prolyl cis-trans isomerase — MTAQELIVEKYHEGQGTPAQVGKMVRVHYTGTLENGQKFDSSRDRGEPIEFPLGVGYVIPGWDQGIAQLRVGDKARLTIPGHLAYGAAGVPGVIPPGATLIFDVELVDVR, encoded by the coding sequence ATGACCGCTCAGGAACTCATCGTCGAGAAGTACCACGAGGGACAGGGCACCCCGGCGCAGGTGGGCAAGATGGTCCGGGTCCACTACACCGGCACGCTGGAGAACGGCCAGAAGTTCGACTCCAGCCGCGACCGGGGCGAGCCCATCGAGTTCCCGCTGGGCGTGGGTTACGTCATCCCCGGCTGGGATCAGGGCATCGCGCAATTGCGGGTGGGCGACAAGGCGCGGCTGACCATTCCCGGTCACCTCGCCTACGGGGCGGCGGGCGTTCCCGGCGTGATTCCGCCGGGCGCGACGCTGATTTTCGACGTGGAACTGGTAGACGTGCGGTAA
- the pulA gene encoding pullulanase-type alpha-1,6-glucosidase produces the protein MSRLLILLTAALSAAPALAQTPAPTPLPLLAQAAKPAAIQPIPANVLRVRYVRPDGQYAGWGLHAWEDTTAQVEWSKPLPPTGQDAGGVYWDLPLKPGARKVGLIVHKGDTKDPGADQFADLTKGREVLIQSGKAELAYVSPEPPVPAGSARVNYYRPDGNYAGWGLHVWEGAKTPTEWAKPLPQTGTNSFGVYWDVPMKDGWQKLNFIVHKGDEKDPGPDQSLAQTAGNQAWVVSGKPEVYTTRPDTSVRTVGDLTKQQAIMVGADLVAVRPELVQPGALLTLHTSPTAALKLTPAGVEGGDTLTLLPVEGGMTPALRAQVPHLATYALLRVREEDRAQIGAALRGQLAVSSALPDGTLLGATGVQPARALDALYAYDGPLGVTWAGGRPTLRLWAPTAQDVKLRLSNADGSGERTVALTRDAKGVWSATGEPGWKGLGYRYEVRVFAPSTGKVETNLVTDPYAVALSLNSTRGIIADLNDAAMKPKGWDTLKKPELASVSDLSLYELHVRDFSVLDQTVPAAQRGTYLAFTQGSSAGMKHLGSLADAGLKAVHLLPTFDIATINEDKRTWRTTPPDISTLPPNSEQQQQLVTNVKDQDGFNWGYDPYHYTVPEGSYAVNPAQRTLEYRQMVAALNGAGLRVVQDVVYNHTNASGQAERSVLDRIVPGYYHRLNLDGAVETSTCCANTASEHRMMEKLMIDSLLTWARQYKVDGFRFDLMGHHMLVNMGNVRRALDGLTLQKDGVDGRKIYVYGEGWDFGEVEKNKRGVNATQLNLHGQGIGTFNDRIRDAVRGGNPFGGLQDQGFATGLFTLPNGLPQNTDRARALALADLVRIGLTGNLRDYRLTNAAGQTVAGKDLSYNGAPAGYAATPRETINYASAHDNQTLWDAVLLKAPRTATTAQRVRMNNLAVSVVGLGQGIPFFHAGEERLRSKSFDGDSYNSGDWFNAISWTGADNGFGRGLPPAEKNEGNWPLYRTLLADPKLRVTPADATRATDHFRETLQIRASSKLFRLETGAQVSQALTFLNTGPNQTPGVIVMKLSGQPGQGQPYRDIVVVFNGSGQAVNFAHASLRNLRLDLHPVLAKSSDPVVRGAKAQGGTLNVPALTTAVFVGK, from the coding sequence ATGTCCAGATTGCTCATTCTGTTGACGGCCGCGCTGTCCGCCGCTCCGGCCCTGGCCCAGACGCCCGCCCCCACGCCCCTACCCCTTCTGGCTCAGGCGGCCAAGCCTGCCGCGATCCAGCCCATCCCCGCGAACGTGCTGCGCGTGCGCTACGTGCGGCCCGACGGCCAGTACGCGGGCTGGGGCCTGCATGCCTGGGAAGACACCACCGCCCAGGTGGAATGGAGTAAGCCCCTTCCCCCCACCGGGCAGGACGCGGGCGGCGTGTACTGGGACCTGCCGCTCAAGCCGGGCGCCCGGAAGGTCGGATTGATTGTCCACAAGGGCGACACCAAGGACCCCGGCGCCGACCAGTTCGCGGACCTCACCAAGGGACGCGAGGTGCTGATTCAGAGCGGCAAGGCGGAACTGGCCTACGTCTCCCCGGAGCCGCCCGTCCCCGCCGGAAGCGCCCGCGTGAACTACTACCGCCCCGACGGCAACTATGCGGGCTGGGGCCTCCACGTCTGGGAGGGTGCGAAGACGCCGACCGAGTGGGCCAAGCCTCTCCCGCAGACCGGGACGAACTCCTTCGGCGTGTACTGGGACGTGCCCATGAAAGACGGCTGGCAGAAACTGAACTTCATCGTGCACAAGGGCGACGAGAAGGACCCCGGCCCCGACCAGAGCCTCGCGCAGACCGCCGGGAACCAGGCCTGGGTCGTGAGCGGCAAGCCCGAGGTCTACACCACCCGCCCCGACACCAGCGTCCGCACGGTGGGTGACCTGACCAAGCAGCAGGCGATCATGGTGGGCGCGGACCTCGTGGCGGTGCGGCCCGAGTTGGTGCAGCCCGGTGCCCTCCTGACCCTGCACACCTCGCCCACCGCCGCGCTGAAGCTCACCCCGGCGGGCGTGGAGGGCGGCGACACGCTGACCCTGCTGCCGGTAGAGGGCGGGATGACCCCGGCGCTGCGTGCCCAGGTGCCCCACCTGGCGACCTACGCCCTGCTGCGGGTGCGCGAGGAGGACCGCGCCCAAATCGGCGCCGCCCTGCGCGGCCAGCTTGCCGTGAGCAGCGCCCTGCCCGACGGCACCCTGCTGGGCGCGACCGGGGTGCAACCCGCCCGTGCGCTGGACGCCCTGTACGCCTATGACGGTCCCCTCGGCGTGACCTGGGCGGGGGGGCGCCCCACCCTGCGCCTGTGGGCACCCACCGCGCAGGACGTGAAGCTGCGCCTTTCCAATGCGGACGGCAGCGGCGAGCGCACCGTCGCCCTCACCCGCGACGCGAAGGGCGTCTGGAGTGCGACGGGCGAGCCGGGCTGGAAGGGCCTGGGCTACCGCTACGAGGTGCGCGTCTTCGCGCCCAGTACCGGGAAGGTCGAGACCAACCTCGTCACCGATCCCTACGCGGTGGCGCTGAGCCTGAACTCCACGCGCGGGATCATCGCGGACCTGAACGACGCGGCCATGAAGCCCAAGGGTTGGGACACCCTGAAAAAGCCCGAGCTGGCGAGCGTCTCCGACCTCAGCCTGTATGAACTGCATGTGCGGGATTTCAGCGTGCTGGACCAGACGGTCCCGGCCGCGCAGCGTGGGACATACCTCGCCTTTACCCAGGGCAGCAGCGCGGGCATGAAGCACCTGGGGTCGCTGGCAGACGCGGGCCTGAAGGCGGTTCACCTCCTACCCACATTCGACATTGCGACGATCAATGAGGACAAACGGACGTGGCGTACCACGCCGCCCGATATTTCCACTCTGCCTCCGAACAGCGAGCAGCAACAGCAACTCGTCACCAACGTCAAGGACCAGGACGGATTCAACTGGGGCTACGACCCCTACCACTACACCGTGCCGGAAGGCAGCTACGCGGTGAACCCGGCGCAGCGGACCCTGGAATACCGCCAGATGGTCGCGGCGCTGAACGGGGCCGGGCTGCGGGTCGTGCAGGACGTGGTGTACAACCACACGAACGCCTCGGGGCAGGCCGAGCGCAGCGTGCTGGACAGGATTGTGCCGGGGTACTACCACCGCCTCAATCTGGACGGTGCGGTGGAGACGAGCACCTGCTGCGCGAACACCGCCTCCGAGCACCGGATGATGGAAAAGCTGATGATCGACTCGCTGCTGACCTGGGCGCGGCAGTACAAGGTCGACGGCTTCCGCTTCGACCTGATGGGCCACCACATGCTCGTCAACATGGGGAACGTGCGCCGGGCGCTCGACGGCCTGACCCTGCAGAAGGACGGCGTGGACGGCCGGAAGATCTACGTCTACGGCGAGGGCTGGGACTTCGGGGAGGTCGAGAAGAACAAGCGGGGCGTGAACGCGACCCAGCTCAACCTCCACGGGCAGGGCATCGGCACCTTCAACGACCGCATCCGGGACGCGGTGCGGGGCGGCAACCCCTTCGGCGGGCTTCAGGACCAGGGCTTCGCCACCGGCCTCTTCACCCTGCCCAACGGTCTGCCGCAGAACACCGACCGGGCGCGGGCGCTCGCGCTGGCCGACCTCGTGCGGATCGGCCTGACCGGGAACCTGCGCGACTACCGCCTGACCAATGCGGCGGGCCAGACGGTCGCAGGCAAGGACCTCTCCTACAACGGGGCGCCCGCCGGGTACGCGGCCACTCCGCGCGAGACGATCAACTACGCCTCGGCGCACGACAACCAGACCCTCTGGGACGCCGTGCTGCTCAAGGCGCCGCGCACGGCGACGACCGCGCAGCGCGTCCGCATGAACAACCTCGCCGTGAGCGTGGTTGGGCTGGGACAGGGCATTCCCTTCTTCCACGCGGGCGAGGAACGGCTGCGCTCCAAGAGCTTCGATGGCGACTCGTACAACAGCGGCGACTGGTTCAACGCGATCAGTTGGACGGGCGCGGACAACGGCTTCGGCCGGGGCCTCCCGCCCGCCGAGAAGAACGAGGGCAACTGGCCGCTCTACCGCACCCTGCTGGCCGACCCGAAGCTCAGGGTCACGCCTGCCGACGCCACCCGTGCCACCGACCACTTCCGCGAAACGCTCCAGATTCGCGCCAGCTCCAAGCTCTTCCGGCTGGAGACGGGAGCGCAGGTGTCCCAGGCGCTGACCTTCCTGAACACCGGGCCGAACCAGACGCCCGGCGTGATCGTGATGAAGCTCAGCGGGCAGCCCGGCCAGGGCCAGCCGTACCGGGACATCGTGGTGGTGTTCAACGGGAGCGGTCAGGCCGTGAACTTCGCCCACGCCAGCCTGCGGAACCTGCGGCTCGATCTGCACCCGGTCCTGGCGAAGTCCAGCGACCCGGTGGTGCGCGGCGCGAAAGCGCAGGGAGGCACGCTGAACGTCCCCGCGCTGACGACGGCGGTGTTCGTCGGGAAGTAA
- a CDS encoding nucleoside hydrolase, giving the protein MPTPIPVILDGDPGLDDAIAWLLAFASPEELDILALTTVHGNVGLDRTTRNAGVTLALAGADVPVYAGADRPLLRDPVTAANVHGETGLPAADLPEPSRGPEAEHAVNFIVRTVRERPGEITLVATGPLTNVALAFRLAPDLPGKVREVVWMGGSTGEGNRTPSAEFNALADPHAAQIVLAAGARVRMFGLNATMQAVATPGRVERLRELGNRAGRVSAELLTFYAGIYHERYGMTGGALHDPLAVAATLRPELCRMQPMHVQVETHEGLNFGRTVCDRYGVTEKTANVEVAVEVDDGAFFELLLERVGRLG; this is encoded by the coding sequence ATGCCTACTCCCATCCCCGTGATTCTCGACGGTGACCCCGGCCTCGACGACGCCATCGCGTGGCTGCTCGCCTTCGCCAGCCCGGAGGAACTGGACATCCTCGCCCTCACGACCGTGCACGGCAACGTGGGGCTGGACCGGACCACCCGCAACGCCGGGGTGACGCTGGCGCTGGCCGGGGCCGACGTGCCCGTGTACGCGGGGGCCGACCGCCCACTGCTGCGCGACCCGGTCACGGCGGCCAACGTCCACGGCGAGACGGGCCTGCCCGCCGCCGATCTGCCGGAGCCGTCGCGGGGGCCAGAGGCGGAGCACGCGGTCAACTTCATCGTGCGAACGGTGCGCGAACGGCCCGGCGAGATCACGCTGGTGGCGACCGGGCCGCTGACGAACGTGGCCCTCGCCTTCCGACTGGCCCCCGACCTGCCGGGGAAGGTGCGCGAGGTCGTGTGGATGGGGGGCAGCACCGGCGAGGGGAACCGCACGCCCTCCGCCGAGTTCAACGCGCTGGCCGACCCGCACGCGGCACAGATCGTGCTGGCTGCGGGGGCGCGGGTGCGGATGTTCGGCCTGAACGCGACCATGCAGGCGGTTGCCACGCCGGGGCGCGTGGAGCGGCTGCGTGAGCTGGGCAACCGGGCGGGCCGGGTCAGCGCCGAGCTGCTGACCTTCTACGCGGGCATCTACCACGAACGCTACGGCATGACGGGCGGAGCGCTCCACGACCCCCTCGCCGTGGCCGCCACCCTCCGCCCGGAGCTGTGCCGGATGCAGCCCATGCATGTGCAGGTGGAAACGCACGAGGGGCTGAACTTCGGGCGCACTGTCTGCGACCGCTACGGGGTGACGGAGAAAACCGCCAATGTCGAGGTAGCGGTAGAGGTGGACGACGGGGCCTTTTTTGAGCTGCTGCTGGAGCGGGTGGGAAGGCTGGGGTAG
- a CDS encoding AAA family ATPase, protein MAEPRIHALHGFIGSGKTTFARRLEQELPGMRFTSDEWMVALYGQDPPADLFPVYHSRVLELMETQWVRALELGVPVILDHGFWTRASRDALRARAAGLGVPLTFHVLAVPDEEALRRVRARNEGAGALHVAEETYWLFRGRFEAMGADEEGVMVGKLS, encoded by the coding sequence ATGGCTGAGCCGCGTATCCACGCCCTGCACGGCTTTATCGGCAGCGGCAAGACCACCTTCGCCCGGCGGCTGGAGCAGGAACTGCCGGGAATGCGCTTTACCAGCGACGAGTGGATGGTCGCCCTGTACGGTCAGGACCCGCCCGCTGACCTCTTCCCGGTCTATCACTCGCGGGTGCTGGAGCTGATGGAAACGCAGTGGGTGCGGGCGTTGGAGTTGGGGGTGCCCGTCATTCTGGACCACGGCTTCTGGACGCGGGCGAGTCGGGACGCGCTGCGGGCGAGGGCCGCCGGGTTGGGCGTGCCGCTGACCTTCCACGTGCTCGCCGTGCCGGATGAGGAGGCGTTGCGGCGGGTGCGGGCGCGGAATGAGGGGGCAGGAGCGCTGCACGTCGCGGAGGAAACGTACTGGTTGTTTCGCGGGCGGTTCGAGGCGATGGGGGCGGATGAGGAGGGCGTCATGGTGGGCAAGCTGTCTTGA
- a CDS encoding Mov34/MPN/PAD-1 family protein has product MDNAGVTLILPPALADALWAHARRDAPRECVGALGGHARGEATHAAALYPLPNIAPDPERTYLADPGHLLRALRAMQLGGQTLVALYHSHPRGPAWPSDADTRLAAYPVPYVIADLPARLLTAYRLPGGERVALRVGEADG; this is encoded by the coding sequence ATGGATAATGCCGGGGTGACCCTGATCCTGCCCCCCGCCCTCGCGGACGCGCTGTGGGCGCACGCCCGCCGCGACGCCCCGCGCGAGTGTGTGGGGGCGCTCGGCGGGCACGCACGCGGCGAGGCCACGCACGCCGCCGCCCTCTATCCCCTGCCGAACATCGCGCCTGACCCCGAGCGGACCTACCTCGCCGACCCCGGCCACCTCCTCAGGGCGCTGCGGGCGATGCAGCTCGGCGGGCAGACGCTGGTGGCCCTGTACCACAGCCACCCGCGCGGCCCGGCCTGGCCCAGCGATGCGGATACCCGGCTGGCCGCCTACCCGGTGCCCTACGTGATCGCGGACCTGCCTGCCCGGCTCCTCACCGCCTACCGCCTGCCGGGGGGCGAGCGGGTGGCGCTGCGGGTGGGGGAGGCGGATGGCTGA